The following are encoded in a window of Danio aesculapii chromosome 12, fDanAes4.1, whole genome shotgun sequence genomic DNA:
- the fank1 gene encoding LOW QUALITY PROTEIN: fibronectin type 3 and ankyrin repeat domains 1 protein (The sequence of the model RefSeq protein was modified relative to this genomic sequence to represent the inferred CDS: inserted 2 bases in 1 codon): protein MRVDQTFHSFVLVYLGKNNLNVLQQQSIQPFKTLKIPLXFKLLLSMDPAEKRHRSEALAVGQVSHHSIELIWSREKGSKWTDPPQNWTCFILEQKNNTKHSYKQIHKGYNTRFTVDNLEPKTTYTFRLKVTWPSGHQQYYPSVTASTEKPPLNGKNLHSAVLKTDEVELCRVLQSGTVAVDVPDRLDYTPLMMAAMKGFTSGVQILVHHGADVNRKNSSGKDSLMLASFHGHLDVVKLLCGCGASWSARDRTGCCSLHWATAGGQLDVLQYLIQYGCEVNVQDNIAWTPLMLVSVITGDPAVASLLISAGADVNVQDRDGKTPLMVAVLNNYERLVQILLKKGADPNIQNKCGVSALEMAKAFDRQNIISLLEDEESERPK, encoded by the exons ATGAGGGTCGATCAAACTTTTCACTCATTTGTGCTCGTGTATTTGGGCAAAAACAACCTTAACGTGTTG CAACAACAGTCCATACAGCCTTTCAAAACATTGAAGATTCCgct atttaagttacttttatcAATGGATCCTGCAG AAAAGCGGCACCGGTCCGAGGCTCTGGCCGTCGGACAGGTCAGTCACCATAGCATTGAGCTGATCTGGAGCCGGGAAAAAGGCTCAAAATGGACAGACCCACCGCAAAACTGGACCTGCTTCATCCTGGAGCAGAAGAACAACACAAAACACAGCTATAAACAGATACACAA GGGCTACAATACACGCTTCACGGTGGATAACCTAGAGCCAAAAACCACCTATACTTTCAGACTCAAGGTCACGTGGCCCTCTGGTCATCAGCAGTATTACCCATCAGTCACTGCTTCTACAGAAA AGCCGCCTCTGAATGGGAAGAATCTTCACAGTGCCGTCCTCAAGACTGATGAAGTGGAGCTCTGCCGAGTGCTGCAGTCCGG aaCGGTCGCAGTGGACGTTCCTGACCGGCTGGACTACACTCCTCTAATGATGGCGGCTATGAAGGGCTTTACTAG TGGAGTTCAGATTTTGGTGCATCATGGAGCAGATGTAAACAGAAAAAACAGCAGTGGCAAAGACAG CCTGATGCTGGCGTCTTTTCATGGACACCTGGATGTGGTGAAGCTGCTGTGTGGATGCGGCGCGTCCTGGAGCGCTCGAGACCGGACGGGCTGCTGTTCTCTGCATTGGGCCACAGCTGGAGGACAGCTGGACGTCCTGCAGTACCTCATACAGTATGGATGTGAG GTCAATGTGCAGGACAACATCGCGTGGACGCCGCTCATGCTCGTGTCGGTCATTACTGGAGATCCGGCTGTGGCTTCATTGTTGATCAGCGCTGGAGCTGATGTCAATGTGCAGGACAGAGACGGGAAAACACCTCTGATG GTTGCTGTGCTGAATAACTATGAGCGTCTGGTTCAGATCCTGCTGAAGAAAGGAGCTGATCCAAACATTCAGAATAAG TGTGGAGTTAGCGCTCTGGAGATGGCCAAAGCATTCGACAGGCAG aatatCATCAGTTTGTTGGAGGACGAGGAGTCTGAGAGGCCAAAATAA